In a single window of the Pseudomonas entomophila genome:
- a CDS encoding 2-hydroxyacid dehydrogenase, protein MSKTVLVLVETVDDYLPLLERAGYRLIRAPSPQMRADAIARHAHQIDAVLTRGPLGLTADEINTLVNLRIICVIGAGYEQVDLAAAAARGITITNGAGANAGPVADHAMALLLALLRDIPRADASTRRGEWNRQISPSVSGKRMGIIGLGAVGQAIARRAALGFDMNVSYHSRTPRTDVPYTWYDSPRHLADAVDVLVVATPGGNGTRHLVDTQVLEALGAEGYLVNIARASVVDTEALVAALRQGQIAGAALDVFDDEPAVPGALKALGNTVLTPHVAGQSPEAARDTVALVLRNLQAFFAGEPVLTPVRG, encoded by the coding sequence ATGAGCAAGACAGTCCTGGTGCTGGTGGAAACCGTTGACGACTACCTGCCTTTGCTGGAACGAGCAGGCTACCGGCTGATCCGTGCCCCATCACCGCAGATGCGTGCCGACGCCATAGCCCGTCATGCCCATCAGATCGACGCTGTGCTCACCCGTGGTCCGCTGGGCCTGACCGCAGATGAGATCAATACGCTGGTCAACCTGAGGATCATCTGCGTGATCGGTGCCGGCTACGAGCAAGTCGACCTGGCCGCCGCCGCGGCCCGGGGTATCACCATTACCAATGGCGCGGGTGCCAATGCCGGACCGGTCGCCGACCATGCCATGGCCCTGTTGCTGGCGCTGCTGCGCGATATTCCCCGTGCCGATGCCAGCACTCGCCGTGGTGAGTGGAATCGACAGATCAGCCCCTCGGTCAGCGGCAAGCGCATGGGTATCATCGGCCTTGGCGCAGTGGGCCAGGCGATTGCCCGGCGGGCTGCCCTTGGCTTCGACATGAATGTCAGCTACCACAGCCGTACTCCGCGTACCGATGTGCCCTACACCTGGTACGACAGCCCTCGGCACCTGGCCGACGCGGTGGATGTTCTGGTGGTCGCCACCCCGGGTGGCAACGGAACTCGCCACCTGGTCGATACCCAGGTGCTCGAGGCATTGGGCGCCGAGGGTTACCTGGTCAATATCGCCCGCGCCAGCGTGGTGGACACCGAGGCCTTGGTCGCCGCCTTGCGCCAGGGCCAGATCGCCGGCGCCGCGCTGGACGTCTTCGACGATGAACCCGCCGTGCCTGGTGCGCTCAAGGCGTTGGGCAATACTGTGCTGACCCCGCACGTCGCGGGCCAGTCCCCTGAGGCCGCCCGTGATACCGTGGCCCTGGTGCTGCGCAACCTGCAGGCGTTCTTCGCGGGTGAGCCGGTGCTGACACCCGTACGTGGATAA